In the Blastocatellia bacterium genome, ACGTTCGGCGGCGCTACAGCCACCAGTGGAGTCACCACAATCAACGGCAATCGGCGGGTGACCGGCTGCAACGGTTCCATCACGCCGAGGAACCGCCCGCCCACCTGCAAGTCAATACCGACTTCTTCGCGGGTCTCCCGCACCGCGACCTCGCGCAAATCCTGGTCGCCCACTTCAGCCCGGCCACCCGGCAACGCCAGATGGCCTGACCACGGGTCTTCGGCGCGTTCTGCTCGCTTGATGATCAACACATCAGCCTGACCATCGCGATTGCGCAGCACCAGCGTGACGGCTGCCTGTTCATATTCACCGGCATCAATCGGCAGATGGTCGGCTGATGCCAGCCGGTGGGCAAGCTTTTGGCAGATCAGGTCAAACTCGGTCATCAGTGAAGCAACATCCTATTCTTCCCGCTCGGTCATCGGTGAAGCGACATCCTATTCTTCCGATTCTGTTCTCTCTGAGGCAACATCCTATTCTTCCAGCGTTGAGATGTCGCCCGGATCCATGCCCATTTCCTTCGCTTTCAGCACGCGGCGCATGATCTTGCCACTGCGCGTTTTCGGCAACCAGGTGGTGAACTCCAGCTCTGATGGCACAGCAATCGGGCCGAGTGTGTGGCGCACGTGCGCTTTCAGTTCTTCTGCCATGGTGTCGGTCGCGGCAAAGCCTTCTTTCAAGATGACGAAGACTTTGATTGCTTCGCCTTTGACCGGGTCTGGCTTGCCGATGGCTGCTGCTTCGGCCACTGCCGGATGGCTCACCAGCGCGCTTTCGATCTCAGCCGTGCCTAACCGGTAGCCGGACACTTTGATCACGTCATCGGCGCGACCCAAAATCCAGAAGTAGCCGTCTTCATCTTTGAAGGCCACATCGCCGGCAGTGTACACATTGGGAATCGTTTTCCAGTATTGCTCATACCGCTGCGGGTCTTTGTGAATGCGACGCTTCATAGACGGCCATGGATGCTTGATGACGAGAAAGCCGCCTTGCTTGGCCGGCACCGGATGCCCGTCTTTGTCCACTACGTCCGCAACAATGCCGGGGAACGGTCGTGTCGCTGAGCCAGGTTTGAGTGGTACGCACGGCAAGGGCGTGATCAACGTGCTGCCGGTTTCCGTCTGCCACCAGGTATCCATGATCGGACAGCGTTCGCCGGTGACGCGATAATACCACAACCAGGCTTCGGGATTGATCGGCTCACCGACGCTGCCAAGTATGCGCAAACTGCTCAAGTCGTATTTCTGCGGCCACTGCTCGCCATAACGCATGAGTGAGCGGATGGCCGTCGGCGTTGTGTAGAAAATGCTCACATCATATTTCTCGATCAATGACCACCAACGCCCCGGATCAGGATAATCAGG is a window encoding:
- a CDS encoding CoA pyrophosphatase produces the protein MTEFDLICQKLAHRLASADHLPIDAGEYEQAAVTLVLRNRDGQADVLIIKRAERAEDPWSGHLALPGGRAEVGDQDLREVAVRETREEVGIDLQVGGRFLGVMEPLQPVTRRLPLIVVTPLVAVAPPNVLLKLDPREVEDAFWLSITELQREGRSASVSYVFAGQTHQWPAYPSPRGAIWGMTERILTRFLALLE